In Plasmodium sp. gorilla clade G2 genome assembly, chromosome: 5, one genomic interval encodes:
- a CDS encoding phosphatidylinositol 4-kinase: protein MEDDKDNNITKENLNDVENNQLPIIEEKNIKEEEVNDGGGNVLKNETIYKNLYKHSYNTQVYKDEVTHIRLRNRENKNLDENNSDGNKNVNKKNGCVEINMNEHIDKKEDDDSDGDDCDDDSDDGSDDDSDDDDDDDSDDDSDDDSDDDNNNDSHINNNNNNISSHSESEENIKDHKIVTNDEEKNIKIIEMYEKKLENEEIKKKNKEEVNQNNKSQIRESISKIFKECPTSKPKIINEINKETKYDNNNNNNNNNNNKNNNYNNNYYSCNNMKENNHIHGDKNNIYGNNNYSDSEKNKSSDTEKNKLKLNNKNTLKEGSLLRLFRCEYFDTHLHIRYLYDRKEVGVHEYLVNSLYTQRKYEDILFYLPQLSQISLVRYESSSLYRFLLEKASKSMHFALKLSWLYHSIVEDNSSKYKDLAQRMIQEIEMAVVNCKPLNNECKSFEENKQSYLLDLAYPLLFKRKFILKKIKTNEKLNKIKMYNKYLNNSYNSYTLKNLHASNPIESDTTSFLRNYKNSNDNTPSQGKNKYSNDDNCNIEKREDKQDIQNVSAEEIDISKNLKEVNTLDENKISPENNQSNNQSKIQSEKKTPILKRKNLKQAHTTPCPKLPPCYIINSGSLSIARAKVKLPSTYSKLGNPLSFSKFSLPDFNYSYDMIEELQQFFMKQRRCDYFSLLNNFINLLISVSNLLAAEPDIDLRNELLRRFIYSLNSWMNMRRCIVACCENIFAMTGLCIPLESMSSSTYNHDTNNRLSYNNLQILHFNNEECKIFFSKKRAPYLLMFEVADLDEDISHISDNIFYTKKSLFFNQDNKNNDNNNNNNYNYNNNNNNNNNNNYNSDVQSKEPKMVRQEYSRKSLILSRNFCCSKNYGYYEENMNTFDYENRISLEDKKKKNSKKKKYAKEQEQSNNEKLKDKEKERKKKNILDLNSLKMEDIYVYNCIVNDLRRENLISFTSKEDENIALIKKCLGLKMVEKENDDNDDDDDNYNEKKNLDEQQNGNYNNDNNIYHDEKKKLQTTNDNLSSSSSFGVKKNYLLNSRSVSMPSYLNNSVEKCDTSSYDNTSNNVKTSMETISSGIDDILVEKNIEKNETYEEMKRKNSNNEFIDYNEHMVKLSPYYARTNNREKNKNDDIDNSDDDGDDNIINSYNNSMNNNSCNNKQDNTISNFPNNILDLSEYFKPENYLNEEFKKKNSKIIKRLLWGELFEEKKKRIRKVSPYGKLKSWDLKCVIIKGGDDLRQELLASQLIKQFKIIFENAGLPLWLRPYEILVTGSNSGIIEYVNDTCSVDSLKRKFGADSISTIFNIVFSDYIFEAKKNFIESHAAYSLISYLLQVKDRHNGNLLLDSDGHLIHIDYGFMLTNSPGNVNFETSPFKLTQEYLDIMDGEKSDNYEYFRRLIVSGFLEARKHSEEIILFVELMMPALKIPCFANGTQFCIESLKERFMTNLTVDVCIQRINALIEASINNFRSVQYDYFQRITNGIM, encoded by the exons atggaGGATGATAAAGATAACAACATAACAAAAGAAAATCTGAATGACGTTGAAAATAATCAACTTCCTataatagaagaaaaaaatataaaagaggAAGAAGTAAATGATGGGGGGggaaatgttttaaaaaatgaaaccatatacaaaaatttatACAAGCATAGTTATAATACGCAAGTATATAAAGATGAAGTGACACATATTCGTTTAAGAAatagagaaaataaaaatttggatgaaaataattcggatggtaataaaaatgtaaataagaAGAATGGATGTGTTGAgataaatatgaatgaacATATTGATAAAAAGGAAGATGATGACAGTGATGGTGATGATTGTGACGATGATAGTGATGATGGTAGTGACGATGATAGTGACGATGATGATGACGATGATAGTGACGATGATAGTGACGATGATAGTGACGATGATAATAACAATGATAGTCAcatcaataataataataataatatttcatcaCATAGCGAGagtgaagaaaatataaaagaccATAAAATAGTCACAAACGATgaagaaaagaatattaaaataattgagatgtatgaaaaaaaattagaaaatgaagaaataaaaaaaaaaaataaagaagaagttaaccaaaataataaaagtcaAATAAGAGAAAGCATttctaaaatttttaaagaatGTCCTACATCTAAACCGAAAATaattaatgaaataaataaggaaacaaaatatgataataataataataataataataataataataataaaaataataattataataataattattatagttgtaataatatgaaagaaaataatcatatacatggagataaaaataatatatatggaaataataattatagcgattctgaaaaaaataaaagtagtGATAcagaaaagaataaattaaaattgaaTAATAAGAATACTTTAAAAGAAGGTAGTCTGTTAAGATTATTTAGATGTGAATATTTTGATACCCATTTACATATaagatatttatatgatagaAAAGAAGTTGGTGTACATGAATATTTAgttaattctttatatactcaaagaaaatatgaagatatattattttatttacctCAATTAAGTCAAATATCTTTAGTAAGATATGAATCGTCATCTCTTTATCGTTTCTTATTAGAAAAAGCTAGTAAGTCAATGCATTTTGCCTTAAAATTATCTTGGTTATATCATTCTATTGTTGAAGATAATTCtagtaaatataaagattTAGCTCAACGAATGATACAAGAAATTGAAATGGCTGTTGTTAATTGTAAACCTTTAAATAATGAATGTAAGTcttttgaagaaaataaacaatCTTATCTTCTTGATTTGGCTTATCCACTTTTAttcaaaagaaaatttattttaaaaaaaattaaaactaatgaaaaattaaacaaaataaaaatgtataataaataccTTAacaattcatataattcttaTACCTTAAAAAATCTACATGCTAGTAATCCAATAGAAAGTGACACTACATCATTTTTAcgtaattataaaaattcaaatgataatacaCCTTCTCAAGGGAAGAATAAATATAGCAATGATGATAATTGTAATATAGAGAAGAGGGAAGATAAACAAGATATTCAAAATGTATCTGCAGAGGAAATAGATATAAGTAAAAATCTAAAGGAAGTTAATACGttagatgaaaataaaatatcacCTGAAAATAATCAATCAAATAATCAATCAAAGATTCAATCGGAAAAAAAAACAcctatattaaaaagaaagaatttAAAACAAGCACATACAACACCATGTCCTAAACTTCCTCcttgttatattataaattctGGCTCTTTATCTATAGCTAGGGCTAAAGTAAAATTACCTAGTACTTATTCAAAATTAGGTAATCCTTTAAgtttttcaaaattttcaCTTCCTGATTTTAATTATAGTTATGATATGATAGAAGAATTACAACAGTTTTTTATGAAACAAAGACGATGTGATTATTTtagtttattaaataattttatcaaTTTACTTATATCAGTATCTAATTTATTAGCTGCTGAGCCAGATATAGATCTACGTAATGAATTGTTAAGacgatttatatattctttaaatagCTGGATGAATATGAGAAGATGTATTGTGGCTTGTtgtgaaaatatttttgcaATGACAGGATTATGTATCCCATTAGAAAGTATGTCTTCATCAACTTATAATCATGATACAAATAATCGTTTaagttataataatttacaaattttacattttaataatgaagaatgtaaaatatttttctccAAAAAAAGAGCACCATATTTATTAATGTTTGAAGTTGCTGATTTGGATGAGGATATAAGTCATATTtctgataatattttttataccaaaaaaagtttattttttaatcaagataataaaaataatgataataataataataataattacaattacaataataataataataataataataataataattataatagtgATGTGCAAAGTAAAGAACCAAAAATGGTAAGACAAGAATATAGTAGAAAGAGCCTCATTTTGTCAAGAAATTTTTGCTGTTCCAAAAATTATGGATactatgaagaaaatatgaatacCTTCGATTATGAAAATAGAATAAGCTTagaagacaaaaaaaaaaagaacagtaagaaaaaaaaatatgcaaaAGAACAAGAACAaagtaataatgaaaaattaaaggataaagaaaaagagagaaagaaaaaaaatattttagatttaaattctttaaaaatggaagatatatatgtatataattgtatTGTAAATGATTTGAGAAGAGAAAATTTGATATCCTTTACATCAAAAGAGGATGAAAATATAgcacttataaaaaaatgtctAGGACTAAAAATggtagaaaaagaaaatgatgacaatgacgatgatgatgataattataatgaaaaaaaaaacttggATGAACAACAAAAtggaaattataataatgataataatatttatcatgatgaaaaaaaaaaacttcaaacaacaaatgataatttatCATCGTCATCATCCTTTggtgttaaaaaaaattatttattaaattctaGATCTGTTTCAATGCCAAGTTATTTGAATAATAGTGTTGAAAAATGTGATACGAGTTCATATGATAATACAAGTAATAATGTAAAAACATCTATGGAAACTATAAGTAGTGGTATAGATGATATTCtagttgaaaaaaatatcgAGAAGAATGAAACATATGAAGAAATGAAGagaaaaaattcaaataatgaATTTATTGATTATAATGAACATATGGTAAAATTATCTCCATATTATGCAAGAACAAATAatagagaaaaaaataaaaatgatgatattgaTAATAGCGATGATGatggtgatgataatataataaatagttataataatagtatgaataataatagttgtaataataaacaagATAATACAATTAGTAACTTcccaaataatatattagatttgagtgaatattttaaacctgaaaattatttgaatgaagaatttaaaaaaaaaaattctaaaattattaaaagattaTTATGGGGTGAAttatttgaagaaaaaaaaaaaagaataagaaaAGTATCTCCTTATGGAAAATTAAAATCATGGGATCTAAAATGTGTTATAATAAAAGGTGGAGATGATTTAAGACAAGAACTATTAGCTTCCCAACTAATTAaacaatttaaaattatatttgaaAATGCTGGATTACCATTATGGTTAAGACCATATGAAATACTTGTAACAGGTTCAAATTCTGGTATTATAGAGTATGTTAATGATACCTGTTCAGTTGATtctttaaaaagaaaatttggAGCAGATAGTATATCGaccatttttaatattgtcTTTTctgattatatttttgagGCAAAAAAg AACTTTATTGAGAGCCATGCTGCGTATTCTTTAATTTCTTATCTACTTCAAGTAAAGGATCGACATAATGGAAATTTACTCTTAGATTCAGATGGTCATTTAATACACATAGATTATGGTTTTATGTTAACTAATTCACCTGGTAATGTGAATTTTGAAACATCTCCATTCAAATTAACACAAGAATATTTAGATATTATGGATGGAGAAAAATCAGAcaattatgaatattttaggAGACTTATTGTTAGTGGATTTCTAGAGGCAAGAAAACATTCAGAAGaaattattctttttgttGAATTGATGATGCCAg CTTTAAAAATACCATGCTTTGCAAACGGTACACAATTCTGTATAGAATCCTTGAAAGAAAGATTTATGACCAATCTGACAGTCGATgtg tGTATTCAACGAATTAATGCCTTAATTGAAGCGTCCATTAATAATTTTCGAAGTGTCCAGTATGACTATTTTCAAAGAATAACAAACGGAATTATGTGA